A genomic region of Elaeis guineensis isolate ETL-2024a chromosome 9, EG11, whole genome shotgun sequence contains the following coding sequences:
- the LOC105033880 gene encoding copper transport protein ATX1 isoform X1: protein MAETVVLRVGMTCEGCVGAVKRVLGRMEGVESFDVDLQEQKVTVKGNVKPDAVLQTVSKTGKKTSFWEQGEAAPAAAAAASAAPTTA from the exons ACTGTTGTCCTTAGAGTTGGCATGACCTGTGAAGGCTGTGTTGGAGCTGTTAAAAGGGTCCTTGGCAGAATGGAAG GCGTCGAATCCTTTGATGTGGACCTGCAGGAGCAGAAGGTAACTGTAAAAGGCAACGTAAAACCTGATGCTGTTCTACAAACTGTTTCAAAGACAGGAAAGAAGACTTCCTTCTGGGAGCAAGGAGAGGCTGCtcctgcagcagcagcagcagcttctGCTGCTCCTACCACTGCATGA
- the LOC105033880 gene encoding copper transport protein ATX1 isoform X2: MTCEGCVGAVKRVLGRMEGVESFDVDLQEQKVTVKGNVKPDAVLQTVSKTGKKTSFWEQGEAAPAAAAAASAAPTTA, translated from the exons ATGACCTGTGAAGGCTGTGTTGGAGCTGTTAAAAGGGTCCTTGGCAGAATGGAAG GCGTCGAATCCTTTGATGTGGACCTGCAGGAGCAGAAGGTAACTGTAAAAGGCAACGTAAAACCTGATGCTGTTCTACAAACTGTTTCAAAGACAGGAAAGAAGACTTCCTTCTGGGAGCAAGGAGAGGCTGCtcctgcagcagcagcagcagcttctGCTGCTCCTACCACTGCATGA